The proteins below come from a single Fusarium verticillioides 7600 chromosome 3, whole genome shotgun sequence genomic window:
- a CDS encoding cell division cycle protein 37 produces the protein MPVDYSKWDALELSDDSDIEVHPNVDKRSFIRAKQNQIHQERQQRKLQIETYKYERVVNDGLLKRISGLLASLRAHASEAVTRNPAEVAFQAVMESAGDPKDDKPPSPPEGVHTQEKEQPSYTKMMATLLDQVNKALDEKKPENRYEAMISEIQSHEDKVMDLQKQLVAKLEELQKEEGRKITSEGIHTGFDSSHVAKSKPEEKKDSTQVELLNPSFAEASSSSALGSQDVKVDDDSDIESSPAGKKFGTIKANDYAASLQFLSQNPQLLVERETDGLLVQAFDAALENKDELSRQLVHQALLLQYCRALGKDGVGLFFKRITTKGHQAQDVFYKDVQDTYMKIRTRSREILAERAKEGQAEGIEQIQLHAVEPGTVINIKVPSADSEDPEEQEARKIFESFKPEMRKALETGNLDEVNKVLGEMKIDEAEELVGLFGEANILSLEEEIIDATTEKGKQQLKEIEAAASVDKKEEYGDPE, from the exons ATGCCGGTCGATTATAGTAAATGG GACGCACTGGAACTCAGTGACGACTCCGATATTGAAGTGCATCCTAATGTCGACAAGCGATCGTTTATCCGCGCGAAACAGAATCAGATTCACCAGGAGAGACAGCAACGAAAGTTACAAATCGAGACCTACAAGTATGAGCGTGTGGTCAACGATGGATTGCTGAAGCGAATTTCTGGGCTTCTAGCATCGCTGCGAGCCCATGCCTCTGAGGCTGTCACCAGGAACCCAGCAGAAGTTGCCTTTCAAGCCGTGATGGAATCAGCCGGAGATCCAAAAGATGACAAGCCGCCTTCACCGCCCGAGGGTGTTCATACCCAGGAAAAGGAACAACCGTCATACACTAAGATGATGGCAACGCTCCTGGACCAAGTCAACAAGGCtttggatgagaagaaaccGGAAAACAGATACGAAGCTATGATTTCCGAGATTCAGTCACACGAGGATAAGGTAATGGACCTGCAGAAACAGCTAGTAGCTAAGTTGGAGGAGTTGCAGAAGGAGGAAGGGCGAAAGATCACAAGTGAGGGCATTCACACAGGTTTTGATAGCTCGCATGTCgccaagtcaaagccagaagagaagaaggactcTACACAGGTAGAGCTTCTGAATCCTAGTTTCgctgaagcctcttccaGCTCGGCACTCGGAAGCCAAGACGTCAAGGTGGACGATGACAGCGATATCGAATCTTCCCCGGCTGGAAAGAAATTTGGCACCATCAAGGCAAATGACTATGCGGCTAGTCTCCAGTTCCTGTCGCAGAATCCTcagttgttggttgagagGGAGACAGATGGCCTTCTGGTTCAGGCTTTCGATGCTGCTCTGGAGAACAAGGATGAGTTGTCGCGACAATTAGTGCATCAGGCCCTGCTTCTACAATACTGCAGAGCTCTTGGCAAGGATGGTGTCGGGCTTTTCTTCAAACGCATCACAACCAAGGGGCACCAAGCACAGGACGTATTCTATAAGGATGTGCAAGACACATATATGAAAATTCGAACACGTTCGAGGGAGATATTAGCCGAGCGAGCTaaagaagggcaagctgAAGGTATCGAGCAAATTCAGCTACATGCCGTGGAGCCTGGCAcagtcatcaacatcaaggtccCTTCAGCGGACAGTGAGGAccctgaagagcaagaagcgcGGAAGATCTTCGAAAGTTTCAAGCCTGAGATGCGCAAGGCCTTGGAGACGGGCAACTTGGACGAAGTAAATAAAGTGCTGggtgagatgaagattgacgaagctgaagaactcgTGGGTCTCTTTGGCGAG GCCAACATTTTGagcctggaagaagaaatcattGACGCCACAACAGAGAAGGGAAAACAGCAGTTGAAAGAAATTGAAGCCGCTGCTTCTGtcgacaagaaagaagaatacGGTGATCCTGAGTAA
- a CDS encoding structural maintenance-chromosome 3 (chondroitin sulfate proteoglycan 6): protein MYIKQIIIQGFKSYKDQTVIEPFSPKTNVIVGRNGSGKSNFFAAIRFVLSDAYTQMSREERQGLLHEGSGSAVMSAYVEIIFDNSDDRFPTGNKEVILRRTIGLKKDEYSVDRKVVTKADVMNLLEAAGFSRSNPYYIVPQGRVTALTNMKESDRLNLLKEVAGTHVYETRRAESLKIMNETNNKREKIDELLEYIKERLSELEEEKEELRAFQDKDRERRCLEYAYYHNIQLGIQASLDELDNARQDGIDSSDTSRTEYAEGEKAISRLDSEIHKLQREMELLQIEKRQVEEDRRDGAKALAKAEMKVKNLREGQSAQEQARAQHAAELESVQNEIASKEQQLSTINPAYNQKKQEEDEIRRQLDHAESTRNRLFAKQGRGSQFRNKSERDAWLRKEIQELELNISTQKANKIDADEEVERVQKYIAQAEQDVADLRNRLANFPDERISLEEEVAKARDIIDKLNDERKLIRREDDKLNSVIANARQEKETAERELAHAMDGSTARGLATIRQLKQERDIPGAYGTLAELLEVSDAYRLPVEQIAGASLFHYVVNNADTATYLADTLYRQQGGRVTFMPLAQLRPRQIKLPRSNDAVPLLSKINYNEEYEKAFQQVFGKAVVCPNLTVASQYARSHGVDGITPEGDTTNKRGAMTGGYIDPRKSRLHAVQAVNKWRDEYERLLALSRDIRKQTERKDQEITAAMSDLQKANERLRQAVDGVEPLNHELFNKSKHLNKEQSHLEAAKKRRDAVEKNMNSFLEDLAAHEAELGSDFKKTLTAAEERQLEELGTSTQELQKQWNELSRARRDLERQKQLLEVDLRQNLQMKLDQLNSQAFEDSTGSSGGGLKDAQRELKKAQKAQKAVEASLEELETKMDNTQARLEELANEKAQLEQAQNEISARIERQQKKMDRSLRKKAVMSTQAAECAQTIRDLGVLPEEAFDKYENMDPNQVSTKIKKVNEALKKYKHVNKKAFEQYNNFTTQQDQLMKRRKELDDSQESIEELVEHLDRRKDEAIERTFKQVSKEFTTIFGKLVPAGHGRLLIQRRADRRQEPVDESDGEVRGVENYTGVGISVSFNSKHLDEQQKIQQLSGGQKSLCALCLIFALQATESSPMVIFDEVDANLDAQYRTAVAALLESISNEIGTQFICTTFRPEIVHVADRCYGVTFRNKTSSIDCVSTEQALEFVEGQAKPT, encoded by the exons ATGTACATCAAGCAAATAATCATCCAGGGCTTTAAAAG CTACAAGGATCAGACTGTAATCGAACCGTTCTCCCCAAAGACCAATGTGATTGTCGGTCGCAATGGCTCCGGAAAAAGTAACTTTTTCGCCGCTATTCGCTTCGTTTTGAGCGATGCGTATACACAAATGAGTCGCGAGGAGCGGCAAGGCCTTCTCCACGAgggctcaggctcagccGTCATGTCGGCTTACGTGGAGATCATATTCGACAACAGCGATGACCGATTTCCAACTGGCAACAAAGAGGTTATTCTACGCCGCACAATCGGACTGAAGAAGGACGAATACTCTGTTGATCGAAAGGTTGTCACTAAAGCCGATGTCATGAATCTGCTTGAAGCGGCCGGATTTTCACGATCAAACCCCTACTACATCGTACCTCAGGGACGAGTCACCGCCTTGACCAACATGAAAGAGTCCGACAGGCTGAACTTATTAAAAGAAGTAGCGGGAACACATGTGTACGAAACGCGTCGCGCAGAGTCACTCAAGATCATGAACgagaccaacaacaagagagaaaaaatCGATGAACTGCTGGAATACATCAAGGAAAGGCTTAGcgaactcgaagaagaaaaagaagaactCAGAGCGTTTCAGGACAAGGACAGAGAGAGACGATGCCTTGAATATGCCTACTACCACAATATCCAGCTCGGGATTCAAGCAAGTCTGGACGAGCTTGATAACGCCCGGCAAGACGGAATTGACAGTTCTGATACCAGCCGAACGGAGTATgccgagggcgagaaggcGATATCAAGGCTTGATTCAGAAATACACAAGTTGCAGAGAGAAATGGAGCTTCTACAGATCGAAAAGCGAcaagtcgaggaagatcgTCGCGACGGCGCgaaagccttggccaaggctgagatgaaggttAAGAACCTGAGAGAAGGCCAATCTGCTCAGGAACAAGCCCGAGCACAACATGCAGCTGAACTTGAGTCCGTTCAAAATGAGATCGCTTCCaaggagcagcagctttCAACCATCAATCCGGCCTATAACCAAAAAAAgcaggaggaagacgaaatCCGACGACAACTTGATCATGCTGAGTCTACGCGTAATCGCTTGTTCGCCAAACAAGGCCGAGGTTCCCAGTTCAGAAACAAGTCTGAGCGCGACGCATGGTTACGGAAAGAGATACAAGAACTCGAACTCAACATAAGCACCCAAAAAGCCAACAAGATTGATGCAGAcgaagaagttgaaaggGTCCAGAAATATATAGCACAGGCAGAGCAAGACGTTGCTGACTTACGGAACCGTTTGGCCAATTTCCCCGACGAGAGAATATCACTCGAAGAGGAGGTTGCCAAGGCCCGCGACATCATAGACAAGCTCAACGATGAACGAAAGCTTATTCGTCGTGAGGATGACAAACTCAACTCAGTGATAGCCAATGCTCGgcaggagaaggagacaGCTGAACGTGAGTTGGCTCatgcaatggatggatcGACTGCACGTGGTCTGGCGACGATCCGACAATTGAAGCAAGAGCGAGATATTCCAGGAGCATATGGGACATTGGCTGAGCTGCTTGAAGTTAGTGACGCTTACAGACTTCCCGTCGAGCAGATTGCCGGCGCAAGTCTGTTTCACTATGTCGTTAACAACGCAGATACAGCCACTTATCTCGCAGACACCCTATACAGACAACAGGGGGGCCGAGTTACATTTATGCCTCTCGCCCAATTACGGCCCCGACAAATCAAGCTTCCCAGATCTAATGATGCCGTACCTCTCCTAAGCAAGATCAACTATAACGAAGAATACGAGAAGGCGTTCCAGCAGGTCTTTGGAAAAGCTGTCGTATGTCCAAACCTTACAGTAGCAAGCCAATATGCAAGAAGCCACGGCGTCGACGGCATCACTCCAGAAGGTgacacaaccaacaagaggGGTGCCATGACAGGTGGGTACATCGACCCCCGAAAGTCGCGCTTACACGCCGTGCAAGCTGTGAATAAATGGAGGGATGAATACGAAAGGTTGTTGGCGCTATCTCGTGATATCCGAAAACAGACAGAACGCAAGGATCAAGAGATCACAGCTGCGATGTCAGACCTGCAAAAGGCCAACGAAAGACTACGACAGGCTGTTGATGGGGTTGAGCCATTGAATCATGAACTGTTTAATAAGTCAAAGCATCTGAACAAAGAACAGAGTCACCTCGAGGCCGCCAAGAAACGACGAGATGCagtcgagaagaacatgAACAGCTTTTTGGAGGATCTTGCAGCACATGAGGCCGAACTTGGATCTGACTTTAAGAAAACCCTGACCGCCGCTGAAGAACGCCAGCTGGAGGAACTCGGGACAAGCACACAGGAGCTACAAAAGCAGTGGAATGAACTCAGCCGAGCCCGGCGTGATCTGGAAAGGCAAAAGCAACTTCTCGAAGTGGACCTTCGCCAAAACCTGCAGATGAAGCTTGACCAACTCAATAGCCAGGCTTTTGAAGACTCGACTGGATCCTCGGGTGGCGGGCTGAAAGATGCCCAAAGGGAACTCAAGAAGGCGCAAAAAGCACAGAAAGCTGTTGAGGCAAGCCTCGAGGAACTTGAAACCAAAATGGATAATACACAAGCGCGGCTCGAAGAACTGGCAAATGAGAAGGCTCAACTAGAGCAAGCACAGAATGAGATATCCGCGAGGATCGAGAgacagcagaagaagatggacaggaGTCTGCGAAAGAAAGCCGTTATGTCAACACAAGCAGCCGAATGTGCACAGACTATTCGCGACCTAGGTGTGCTTCCCGAAGAAGCCTTCGACAAGTATGAAAACATGGACCCTAATCAG GTCtcaaccaagatcaagaaagtgAATGAAGCATTGAAGAAATACAAGCACGTGAACAAGAAAGCCTTCGAACAGTACAACAACTTCACAactcaacaagatcagctGATGAAACGTCGTAAAGAGTTGGATGATTCTCAGGAGTCAATTGAGGAACTAGTTGAGCATCTCGACCGCCGAAAGGACGAGGCAATTGAGCGGACTTTTAAACAGGTTTCCAAAGAATTCACAACTATCTTTGGCAAGTTGGTGCCTGCGGGCCATGGCCGCCTCCTCATCCAACGACGGGCGGATCGTCGTCAAGAACCCGTCGACGAATCAGACGGAGAGGTACGCGGTGTTGAAAACTACACTGGCGTTGGCATCAGTGTGTCATTCAACTCAAAACACCTCGATGAGCAGCAGAAGATCCAGCAACTCAGTGGTGGACAGAAGA GTTTATGTGCCCTTTGCCTTATATTCGCCCTCCAGGCTACTGAGAGCAGTCCCATGGTAATTTTTGACGAGGTGGATGCCAATCTGGATGCCCAATATCGTACAGCTGTCGCGGCCCTCCTCGAGTCCATCTCTAACGAAATTGGTACTCAATTCATTTGCACCACATTCCGACCCGAGATTGTGCATGTCGCCGACAGATGTTATGGTGTGACGTTCCGTAACAAGACAAGTTCAATCGACTGTGTCAGTACGGAGCAGGCTCTTGAGTTCGTAGAGGGTCAAGCGAAGCCTACTTGA